One genomic segment of Hordeum vulgare subsp. vulgare chromosome 2H, MorexV3_pseudomolecules_assembly, whole genome shotgun sequence includes these proteins:
- the LOC123424473 gene encoding receptor-like serine/threonine-protein kinase SD1-8: MMSQSLHRLFLAILSVLLLTVTAASAAADSTLTRRSAIGGDQLRLVSPGDIFQLGLFSVANHTKWFLGIWFTVSPEAVIWVANRDRPLNASSSGILALSGRGDLVLLDAASNNETVWSSNSSAAASNNETVWSSNSSAAAVAQLGDNGNLMLADAAGAVLWQSFDHPTNTYVSEMRIGKDVETGAEWSLSSWRHDHDPSAGDFRYVMDTRGSPELHIWRKERKSKTYRTGPWNGVRFSGIPEMATYKGMFEFQFTDTADEVSYMYHASVGSPPSRVVLHESGVIQRMVWNSAALGWSIFWSGPRDECDKYGVCGAFGVCNEVDAVVCGCVRGFRPRSPAEWRMRNASGGCVRSTPLQCGGGFYGLRGVKLPETHGSSVDAGASLEECRRRCLANCSCTAYAASDIRGGDGGSGCIQWCGELVDTRFIDGGQDIFVRLAMSDLGNYN; the protein is encoded by the coding sequence ATGATGAGCCAGAGCCTCCACCGTCTCTTCCTCGCTATTCTGTCCGTGCTGCTTCTCACAGTCACAGCAGCCTCGGCCGCCGCTGACAGCACGTTGACGCGGCGGAGTGCCATCGGCGGCGACCAGCTAAGGCTTGTCTCACCGGGAGACATCTTCCAGCTCGGCCTCTTCTCGGTCGCCAACCACACCAAATGGTTCCTCGGCATATGGTTCACCGTCTCCCCGGAAGCCGTCATCTGGGTCGCCAACCGCGACCGCCCGCTCAACGCCTCGTCCTCCGGCATCCTCGCGCTCAGCGGCCGAGGAGACCTCGTCCTCCTCGACGCCGCCAGCAACAACGAGACCGTCTGGTCGTCCAACTCCTCGGCCGCGGCCAGCAACAACGAGACCGTCTGGTCGTCCAACTCCTCGGCCGCGGCGGTCGCGCAGCTCGGCGACAACGGCAACCTCATGCTCGCGGATGCGGCCGGCGCCGTGCTGTGGCAGAGTTTCGATCACCCGACCAACACGTACGTGTCGGAGATGCGGATCGGAAAGGACGTCGAGACTGGGGCCGAGTGGTCCCTCTCGTCATGGCGCCACGACCACGACCCGTCAGCCGGCGACTTCCGGTACGTAATGGACACGCGGGGCTCGCCGGAGCTGCACATCTGGAGGAAGGAACGCAAGAGCAAGACGTACCGGACGGGACCGTGGAACGGGGTGCGGTTCAGCGGCATACCGGAGATGGCGACCTACAAGGGCATGTTCGAGTTTCAGTTTACCGACACCGCCGACGAGGTCTCCTACATGTACCACGCCTCCGTCGGCTCGCCGCCGTCCCGCGTCGTGCTCCATGAGTCCGGTGTGATACAGCGCATGGTTTGGAACAGCGCGGCGCTCGGGTGGAGCATCTTCTGGTCGGGGCCGAGGGACGAGTGCGACAAGTACGGCGTGTGCGGCGCGTTCGGCGTCTGCAACGAGGTGGATGCCGTGGTGTGCGGCTGCGTCCGGGGCTTCCGGCCGAGGTCGCCGGCGGAGTGGCGCATGCGGAACGCGTCAGGCGGGTGCGTCCGCAGCACGCCGCTGCAGTGCGGGGGCGGCTTCTACGGCCTGCGCGGCGTGAAGCTGCCGGAGACGCACGGCAGCAGCGTGGATGCCGGCGCCTCGCTTGAGGAGTGCCGCCGGCGGTGCCTGGCCAACTGCTCGTGCACGGCGTACGCCGCGTCGGACATCCGTGGTGGCGATGGCGGGAGCGGGTGCATCCAGTGGTGCGGCGAGCTGGTGGACACGCGGTTCATCGACGGCGGGCAGGATATCTTCGTCAGGCTGGCAATGTCTGACCTAGGTAATTATAATTAA